A window from Cinclus cinclus chromosome 4, bCinCin1.1, whole genome shotgun sequence encodes these proteins:
- the CSF2RB gene encoding cytokine receptor common subunit beta, which translates to MKEIYILLLDLYLVFHVQAVRESIPMKSLKCYNDYNSQVTCTWMEHSEAHDLIGMILYQRDNMENKDMFCRRQTENDLHETPDVYVHWVCHRTTDYFGIGVDDIYGFRPKKVLQTELDVNLFQNVQPLPPQNLSVSSMTSGDFLLTWKTVDGSQVLGNVLHYEVTYKREWESWEAAASLLLSNTTRCILSHEHLVPGSSYVARVRARPGQDSSFSGQYSEWSMEVSWKTPEGGLQPRNLRCFFSGGDRLICSWEVRKVITTSVLFGLFFRATPASEEEECSPVHEKTLPHTSYVVQSCEILVNNSSNQSQYHVSVRAKTEDKLIEAYKNIQVLPPANVTVRATENQEYELWWKKHHLKYGFIKQRYQVKYWENNRYEKTLQELNISNDIPPFTFTLQMLAASTEYRGKMRARVNMPSAYEGPWSEWSEEFTWKTENVLPPVILPLMLPALIIILLIISYCSYKFFLRKKKMWEEKIPNPSKSLLIQSYLGKGHLGSWPTSNQMDFNKHNLSEKMEKASFLQIVDRQAKTLAECLEGQTRKTDVFPVTPDLQNSYQALNESEHTPVACSSQSAGHSFPISRRNSADASIASHTAVSCFAFNGPYLYSPVVSSHSDIHQTLEMDPVGLSKKSVSLQYVILPREDSPQAPQKQEEPGTAPPRNVLPDQREMMKHLSDKEEVSQASPACGEGTNKGTEEQNSPKALSCTTSPQHCPLEYITTDSPLLPSVSTCTHPSLVTTEESPCGSQEPQNPSDDPCHEFSPGKTGVMVPVSGQAPTSSPELNLDAFGDYLTMPEGLHENSKPTKISLPVLQKENGIPRKQPLSEGNLVVLNPDSTEPVFLCQVGDYCFHSLKSIVKMDNSEEDHQVKKLSEGETTLGQPVCDDESITDKEKDVWKREKIQAIQLFKNLKSDDYFSWQQSLRIKEI; encoded by the exons ATGAAAGAGATTTACATCCTGCTGCTGGATCTGTATTTGGTCTTCCATGTTCAAGCCGTTCGAG AGAGTATCCCAATGAAAAGCTTGAAGTGCTACAATGACTACAACTCACAGGTGACTTGCACATGGATGGAGCATTCAGAGGCTCATGACCTCATTGGGATGATTCTTTACCAAAGGGATAATAT GGAGAACAAGGACATGTTTTGCAGACGCCAGACAGAAAATGACTTACATGAAACTCCAGATGTGTACGTGCACTGGGTCTGCCACAGGACTACAGACTATTTTGGAATAGGGGTAGATGATATTTATGGCTTCAGACCTAAAAAGGTGCTTCAAACAGAACTGGATGTTAATCTTTTCCAAAATG TTCAGCCCCTCCCACCTCAAAACCTCTCAGTCAGCTCAATGACATCAGGAGACTTCTTGCTGACCTGGAAAACAGTGGATGGAAGCCAAGTGTTGGGCAATGTGCTGCACTATGAAGTCACTTACAAGCGGGAATGGGAGTCCTGGGAG GCAGCTGCCTCTCTCTTGCTGTCCAACACCACACGCTGCATTCTCAGCCATGAGCACCTTGTCCCAGGGAGCAGCTACGTTGCCCGTGTGCGAGCCAGACCGGGGCAGgacagcagcttctctgggcagtaCAGCGAGTGGAGCATGGAGGTGTCGTGGAAAACCCCTGAAG GTGGCCTTCAGCCCAGGAACCTTCGCTGCTTCTTCAGTGGTGGAGATCGTCTGATATGCAGCTGGGAAGTGAGGAAAGTGATCACCACCTCTGTCCTCTTTGGTTTATTCTTCAGGGCCACCCCAGCATCAGA aGAAGAGGAGTGCTCTCCTGTGCATGAGAAGACTTTGCCCCACACCTCATATGTAGTCCAGAGCTGTGAGATACTTGTTAACAATTCCAGCAACCAGAGCCAGTATCATGTGTCTGTCCGGGCCAAGACAGAGGACAAGCTGATTGAAGCCTACAAAAACA TTCAGGTGCTGCCACCTGCAAATGTGACAGTAAGAGCAACAGAGAACCAAGAGTATGAACTATGGTGGAAAAAACACCATTTGAAATACGGCTTCATAAAACAGAGATACCAAGTCAAGTACTGGGAAAACAACCGATATGAAAAG acTCTCCAGGAGTTAAATATCAGCAACGATATACCTCCCTTCACCTTCACCCTGCAGATGCTGGCAGCATCTACAGAGTACAGGGGGAAAATGCGTGCAAGGGTGAACATGCCTTCAGCATACGAGGGACCTTGGAGTGAATGGAGTGAGGAGTTCACCTGGAAGACTGAGAATG ttCTGCCACCTGTGATTCTCCCCCTGATGCTTCCAGCTCTCATCATCATTCTGCTGATAATTTCTTATTGCAGCTATAAGTTTTTCCTCAG gaagaagaaaatgtgggaGGAAAAGATTCCGAACCCCAGCAAGAGTCTCCTGATCCAGAGCTACCTGGGG aaaggaCACTTGGGAAGTTGGCCAACAAGCAACCAGATGGACTTCAACAAACACAACCTTTCAGAGAAGATGGAGAAGGCTAGCTTCCTTCAAATTGTGGACAG GCAGGCAAAGACTTTGGCAGAGTGCCTTGAAGGGCAGACTAGGAAGACAGATGTTTTCCCTGTTACACCAGACCTCCAGAACTCATACCAAGCTTTAAATGAGTCAGAGCATACCCCAGTTGCCTGCTCAAGTCAGAGTGCTGGTCATTCCTTTCCCATTTCAAGGAGAAACAGTGCTGATGCAAGTATTGCTTCCCACACAGCAGtctcttgctttgctttcaatGGTCCATACTTGTACAGCCCAGTGGTGTCCTCTCACTCTGATATACATCAGACACTGGAAATGGACCCTGTGGGACTCAGTAAGAAATCAGTTTCCCTTCAGTATGTGATTCTCCCAAGGGAAGACTCTCCCCAGGCCCCACAGAAGCAAGAAGAGCCAGGAACAGCTCCTCCAAGGAACGTGCTCCCAGATCAGAGGGAAATGATGAAGCACCTCAGTGACAAGGAAGAAGTCTCACAGGCCTCGCCAGCTTGTGGGGAAGGCACCAACAAGGGAACAGAGGAGCAGAACTCTCCAAAAGCTCTCAGCTGTACCACATCTCCTCAACATTGTCCCTTGGAGTACATCACCACAGACAGCCCATTACTGCCATCAGTCAGCACCTGCACCCATCCTTCCCTTGTCACAACTGAGGAATCACCCTGTGGCTCACAGGAGCCTCAGAATCCCAGTGATGACCCTTGCCACGAGTTTTCTCCGGGGAAAACCGGTGTCATGGTCCCAGTTTCAGGCCAAGCACCAACCTCATCTCCTGAATTGAACCTGGATGCATTTGGCGACTATCTTACCATGCCTGAAGGTCTCCATGAAAATTCAAAACCCACAAAGATTTCTTTACCTGTCTTACAGAAGGAAAATGGCATTCCTAGAAAGCAGCCTTTGTCAGAAGGCAACTTGGTGGTGTTAAACCCTGACAGCACTGAGCCAGTTTTCCTTTGCCAGGTTGGTGACTATTGCTTCCACAGCCTAAAATCCATTGTGAAGATGGATAATAGTGAGGAAGACCACCAAGTCAAGAAACTTTCTGAAGGTGAGACAACACTTGGGCAGCCTGTATGTGATGATGAATCCATCACGGACAAGGAAAAGGATGtatggaagagggaaaaaatacaggCCATTCAGCTTTTCAAAAACCTGAAATCAGATGATTACTTTTCCTGGCAGCAATCTTTGAGGATCAAAGAAATCTGA